The genomic DNA ACATGGACATGCAATGTTTGCtgtattacaataaaataagaaactTAATTTATGTGCTTTCTACAGAGCAAAACTGGCTGAGTGGCTGGCTTCAAAGGGTAAGGCTCTTAAGAGACCAGCCATGTCGACAGCAAAGCCCTCCAAAACCAAAGTTTCTACAAAACCTGTCGTCAAACTTCGATCTCAGCCTGCTGCACGCCACATGCCTGAACCAAGACTGGAAACGGACAACGCTGACACTGCTGTAGGCACTGTTTCCTGTGGAGATACTCAGAGGGCAGGACCAACGGCatccagccaaactccagtgaTCATGAACACTACACTAGACCTAGAAAATTCTGATGGGGATCTGTCTGCTGAGTCACAAGACAGAGTGGATGATGTAAGCAGAAATGGAGCATGGTTTCATCTTCTAATTAGCTCGAttaaaatgtataatattgAACATCAAAGATCCCCTCCCCTTTGTTTTATAGATTGTTGTGAATCTCTGTGATGCCTTGGAGGCCATGGAAACGCCATCAAGATgtagtgatggtaaaataaTCAGTATTATGTCAGTTCTTTAAGTATCTATACATAtgcctttgtttacatatttgTCATTTGTGTTGATAAGAACTCACAGATTTGACAGATAAGTGCAACAGTGAAATGGAGGACAGCAAGCCTATAGATGAATGTAAAGCGGAGGAACTGAAGATTGACATGCCTGAGGATGCTGGTAAGCAGGTGAAGGATGAAGCAGAAGAAAGTGATGATCAGAAAGTGGAGACAGATGATGTAGAAAGTGATGATGACGTGATGGAGACAACTCCAGAGATGGAGGATGCATCAGTGATCAGATACAGCGTGAAAACGACGCCATACTTGCAAAGGTGAGCCAGTCAACGTTCTCTTGGCAAATCTATTCAGTTACTTGGTTATTTGAGCCACTTCATTCTTAACTCTTACAAAATGATTCTCTCAACATTTCAGTGTCAGAAAAACAATTGAAGGTGAGGTCGGCACGAGTGCATCCAGGAGAAAGAGCAACATTAATGATCTCAAGTTTCTGACACCTGTGCGCCGCTCCTCCCGCATCCACAACAAATCCAGCCAGCTGCCCAAGATGCTCGTCGATCACGATCCCTGCGTGTCATCGCTGGCTGAGCTGGTGAAGCTAGATGATAATCCTAACGCCTACATCTACAGAAAGAACGCTGCACTGGTGGCAGATCTCCCGGACGAGTCCagcctctaaaaaaaaaaaccaacctaTATTTGTACTATTTCTAAGGGGGGGGAATATTCAGCAATGCTTGGGACTCAATCTAATGGACACTTTAAAGATGATTTTAATATTGAATTGTCCTAAtatgaaatattttactgtatttatgtTCCTGCTTTTCCTTTAATACTAATTTTTCTAAAGTTAACACTTTATGACAATTAAACACTTTTCTAAAGttgtctttaaaaaagaaaaaagagttgAGTGCATCTTTTTATAGAACCTATGTAATAAATTGAATTGGCTTCCATCTATAAAGTGAGCAAGAGTTAAAATATTAAGTAACCCTACTTTCAATAATGGGCTCAGCATTCTGGCACCTAATTGGCTGTTGTTAGAGTAGCTTGTGGATCATTTGTTCCCTGGTAGAAAGTGGGCGGAGAGactaaaacaaaagcaaatctAATTATTTTCTTGCTTTCCATATCAACTATTGACTGCGTGATTGGTCAGCAGTAAACTGTCTACAAACATTTTTGCTCCTAGCCTGCTGTTCAAAGCATGAGAAACAAGAGGATTGGGCAGCCAACAACACTGATCCAACTGAATATCAACAGCTGACTACAGCCTGCACTGCATTtcagtgaagaggaaggggggaaaaaaagacactcAGTTGTATTCCGATTTAATCCCACTTTAATTGACCACATTGTAAAAATTCCAACTGCTCACAAATGACCACCTCTTGGCAAAATACACTTCCTAGATCAAACTGGACGTTTTGACATCTCCCTCTGATCCCAGATGAGATGTTTCATtataaacaaaatttaaaaaatgaaaatctataaagaaaaaggagaaatgtGTGATGCCATTTTCTTCCCCAAAACAAAAGGTATATAAAAAAAGGTACTCTTTTCCCGCtcgtctgctgaccacagaggaAGGCGTTCAGTGCGCTTAAAGGCCGTTTTCACTGCTGTCTGTGCACCTTATGTCCTTGAAAGACCCCGATTGTCCAGATCTTTCACCTGGAGAACAGGAGAACACTGTTAGTTTAGAAAGTTCTGTTCTAAAACTGATTTTAGATCTTTACACAGTTTAGCTATAAACTGTGTAAAAGTCACtttattaaaaagacaaaaaacaaaaaaagccccACCCTCAAACTACCTTTTAAATCACTCAAAGATTAAAGTCACAAGTATTTGTATTCATCAGTAAACTTAAGCTTTTACAGATTAGTCATATAAcatttaactaaattaaaaacagtGTTTACTATTGTAAGATAAGAAGCATATGAGAAGGTTGAGGCAGTTGCAAGCAAATGCTCATTTGTGCTTGAATTTATGAAATTGCTTGCCGATCAGTTTCATGTCAATCATGCTTTTAAATTTGACTAGCTGTCAGAGCTGAAACTCCAAATTTAGGTAAAAGGAcaattaataaaactaaaataaaggggggggaaaaaggaaatgtctttatttttagtttttgcttGGGGAAAAGCTGTCAACACATCTCACCTAATGATGCAGATGGCAGTCAAAGTGTTATTTACATTGTAATATCCATTCTGCGCCTGAACAATTCCCCTTCATATTCTAATAATCAGAAAAACTAAAAGTGATAaaaactgaaatgagtaaaCCTACGATGGAAATATTCTGGAACCAAACACTCAACATGAAAATACAGAACTATACCAACTGTGATCTCTATAGAGACAAAGTTAGCTTCTTTACCTTGTATatcctaaccagccagtgctCTGTTGTGTAGGCCTCCTCCAGTACATCCAGTTCAAAGTCTTTGTTCCCAATCTCAGCATTCCTCACTCTGTCATAACCAGGTGGGCGCTCTGCAAAAGAGGAAATAGAATTAATCAGAAAAACCATCActggctgtgtttttgttttgcttttttaaatttctgaaTCACGTTCCTCCAGTTGGGATTTTAGAGGCTCATATAAAGTGATAAATAGATCAGACTAGGGTTGGAAGGTACTAGAAATACTCACTGGCCTCTGTGTAGACCTGGCCAAAGCGGTAGTAACACATCTTGTACATGAGGCAGTTGAGCAGGACTGGCGAGCCCTCGCGGTCCACCCTGAACTCTCCGGTGGGAGTGTAGTAGTCGTGCTCCTTGATATGCTTGCCTGTGTCTGTACTTCCTCCAATACGGACCATCCACAGAAACTTGTTGATGTCTGTCATGCAAACACATACACCAATTAGAAAGGTGCTTATAACTGTCAAAACAGTAATGTCTTACTTCATGTGCTGAATGTTTAATGaattgaccaaaaaaaaaaaaaaaaaaaaaaaatggaaccCCTAAAATTCAATTATACCCATTTAGaaggttaaaaacacaacatcttAAGTGCTGCACTAGTTATAGATTATTAGGCGGCGTACCATCTGAAGAGTAGCCCGTCAGCCCTCCAAAGATGACCAGAACATAACTGACGTCAAGCTCTCTCATAATCTCATAGGCCCTTTCCTCTGTGGATGCCATggcctgcaaaagaaaaacagcagcatggtcagcacagcagcatTTTATAGACAATGTCACCTTAAAGGTCACCCAGCTTACCTGTCCAACTCTGGAGATGTGAGTATTGTTCCATGTGTTGTTGTCCACTAGAATGGTTCGATTAGCCATGGCAGTTATCTGATATCCGTAATCCCACCATGACATGACTTTGGCATCCTGAGGAAAAATAACACTCAGATACGTAAATGGAAAACCTGATCAAATGGCTGTGACTGTTGATCACTCATGACGACGATCTATAGTTTAATGATCCACATTTTCTTCCTCACGTGGAGATTAACTGACCTCAGGAGTGTTGTGGCGGAGCCAGTAGTAGGCCTCTCTGAAGTCATCAAAGATGATGCGGCTGCCGTCGCCTCCACGGGCTGACAGGACAATCGATGGAGAGGAGTAGGCTTCGCTGGTCACCCAGGTAGAGTGGAACGTGTACGTGATGAGGAAGAAAGCCATTACCAGAATCATCCCACTGGCAACCTGGTAGGTTTACACAGAGCATGtcaacatgcttttatattcaTTATTACTACACTTTATTTGGGATAAGGTAGTTTAAAACCAGGAAATGGGCCACTTAATGGGTAATGGAAATAAAGAATGGGAGGAGATTTCTCCGATCTTTGAGTTTTGTCTCAAAGGTGAAAACAGCCAAATACTCAAGTGAGAAAGTGTAGAGAGAACCTATGAAGTGGATCTGCTAAACTCTATTCCTCTAGTGAGTAATGTTGTTACACTTATAATTTTTGTGGGCGTGTCTACATTGCTCTGCAGGCACAAGTGAAACGGAGCGCTCATGTTGACTTGGAGCAAACAAATTTTGAACAACATTTACTGACGTTAAGACACACGAAGACTGCTAGGATACTAACATTAGCACAAACGAGATACAATTACAGCAAATTCCATCTTTGTGTTGTCAACACACTGAGGTCACACTGCATGTTACATCAAACAGATCTATCATTGCTGTTGAGATCTGTGTAAATGCAATACATAGTTACATTTCTTGGCAGGTGCAGGTCAGTCTGCGGTGTAGCTTTACACCCATCGCTACACTGCAAAATCATCTAAATCATGAGGAAGAATCTCAactaaacaacattttttaattgGTCAAGGTTGTGAACCTTCAACAATGCAGTGTACCTATCCCACAATTCTTTGTAAACCTAACAGTAGTTATACAACAATTCACTTTTAGGTGTAGTATCTGTTTCAAATTGCATGAAATATCAAATACAAGAACTATAGAGAAGAAGAGATGAAAAGGTTTGCTTTCTCTTGGACAAGATTTTAAACTAGACATGAAATCAAGACTATAAAACACTGAGCTGAGAGCTTGACAATGATGGAttattttaaacctttttttacaGGTTTAACCTGTCCGAATGCACAGACTTTCATGTCACAACACGAGCATGGCATAACAAAAGTCAGACTGTCACCACCTTCCACAGCAAGCTTATCCTGTCACCCAACTCACCTCATTTTTGATTGGGTAGGTGGAATCCTGCTGCTTCTTGCTCTTTTTGTCTGGCCGGCTGACGTCCAAATTCTTCATGTAAGTGGTCAGAACCTGGGACACGCCGATGCCTGACAGGATGCACATGACTGGAGCGAGTACCAGCATCAGACGCACCTGAGGAGGAAACAAACAAtgcagttaaaaaagaaaaactcaaaaacaacCAACATATGACACAGACAGGGCACATACAACATCCTAGAAACCATTTCCTGTTTGCTTCGGTTACATTTAATGGTGTAAAAGTAATGCCATCAGGTAACTTTTAAAATCCCAGAAGCAAACAACTATCTCAGATGGCatgtgtctcacacacacacacacacacacacacacacacacacacaaaagggcATTTAAGCAGCAGTACCATGACAGCTGAGAAGTACATGCTGGTGACTCCGTACATGATGATGAAGATCCTGGCATCCGACAGGTTGTTAAAACAGTAGTACAGACCGACTGTAAGAAGAGAAAGGTAATCTGGAATGAAATTTGGAGTGATTACAGAACATTAAGCCAGTGCTACTCTGTGCTTTTGCTGACTTGCCTGGGAACATGAAGACTAGGAGCTGCAGATCAAAGTAGTATGAAGACCAGGTGGTGGGCTGGTGCTCGGACACAGAGGCGATGATGGGGATATTGTTCTTGGCATAGGAGGGGTCCAGCAAGGAGTAGAAACGCCCGGTCCACGGAGAGATTTTACCTGACAGAAACATACTTATCATGTCACGTCAAAAGCTTTTACAAAGGTTTTCCCATTCATTACTATTATTGTTAATCCTCTTACCTGTCAGCATGAGAACAGCACCTACAGACAACAGGATAAAGCCCACCAGAGAGATGACGCTCTTGAACAGCACCTCAAATTGCTGAGCATTGAGTTTGCTGCGCAGGTAGTCCACAAAGGCGTGGATCTGGCAGAGGCCAAACACGCCAAAGGCTGCCATGTGCTCCGATGACTGCACCGGCTGGTAAATGAAAAAAGGGAGACAAGGAACTGAACAGTGTGACACAAAGCACAGTGAAACTTCTCATCATGAGAATATCActactttttaaatctttaacaAAAAACCGTCCTGGAAGGAGGGTGCGTCAGGTGATGAAATGAGATGGTTCTTTTTACCTGGAAACCAACAAAAGAGATTTGCATGGAGAGGATGGTGCCCAGGCAGTAGACTGTGCAGTAAGCCACATATATGCGGTGTGAGAATCGGCCTGTGAGCATCAGAACCAGGACGTGGAGGGGAATAAGGTTGATGAGGAACACGTAGCCACCCCAGGAGGAAACCTAAATGCACACAGAGACCATTTCATGACCACAGTCACCTCTTAATGCACTCAGTACAACATGCAGATCAGCTGCATCTCCTCACCATGTAGAAGTAAGCCAGCGCACACATGGATGACCAATACACTGAGCCTGTTTTCACAGCCTTGATCCACATGTAGTAGGTCAACAGCATGCAGAAGATGGCAATACCTGAGCAGGGACAATCATTTTCTTATTATACCATTTTGCACTTTTGGTGTATATCCTCTAATGCTACAGCTTTACTTTCATTATTGACTGAATATATAACATAGTTTACCAGGGAAAAAGCCTTTTCTGACTGATGAATAAAATGAGCAGCCACTGAGTTTCAGTTACCTTCATTATCGTAGGAGCCAGCAACAGAACGAGAGATGTAACCAGGCACCACTGCAATCATGGCAGCTGCCAGGAGCCCAGCACCTGCATCCTgaagagacaaaaacacacCTAGTTAAAACTAGTGCAGGTTAACACCACGGTCCTGCAATAAAGAGTCTTTACCATGTTCAGTTTTGTTCTAACAGTCTCAATGCAAATACCCCATAGACACTTGGTGAATACCGTTTAAAGTCCTGGATTCCTAGTGTGAAGTCTGTTTTTGATGTCTAATTGTGTTGATTTGTGCCCTTGTGTTCAGAGAGCAGGTAATAGTCTGGAATGTTCAGCTAACGAGTGGCCCACCTGTTTTCCTCCTTCAGGCTTTACTCGAGGAAGCATAAAGAAACCAAACTGAGCATGTCCTCTGTAAAAACACACCTTATATCTACCATATGTGGGACAGAGACCAAAAAACCGTACTGGTCCCTACTAAGCCAGATATAAACTGTACAACACTGAACTGTCCCAAATAAAACATGTCCTGGATTGTGTCCCTAACACTTTGGTTACGTTCAAACTCGGCAGTTCCATCAGGCAGTCTTGGGACTAAAGATAGAGATTTGGGATTATCATCTAACTATGTAACTGATGAATACGGACCAGTCATAAGCAATGTAACATGAACTAATACACTGATCAATGCAGCTGTTATTGTGCCTGTACTGAGAGGGGCAGAGCATGGAAACAAATAATGAAGAACTGGAGCCTGCATATATCAAATCAAGTTATTATTGCAACTTTCACAAAGTCTAAACTTAAAAGTTTGCTGAAGTCTCCTGGTGGGTAAGTTAATTTATACTGACTAGATGTTCTTTTTTGTCCATTGTATTCATATCAAACAAAGTAGACTACTTAACTATAACTATAATCCATTACCAAACCcaatgaaaatgttttcctGTTACATGATTCTTAATGAACAATGTGTCTGTGTCATAGGGCGATTTCCTTTTTACCTTCAGCTCCTTGGTTAAGTGGTACGTGACTATGGCGGTGAATGAGGAGAACAGGGGAGCCAAGAAGACGCAGACATTACGGATGTCAATTgtgatgtggaaaaaatgtaGGACATGGTACAGGACAGCAGACGTGATCATCAGTCctggagaaagaaaacagaaggaCACCATCATAATTTGACGTCAGCCTTCAAAAACTCACATAACACACGAACTGCTCCACATGACAGGAGAATCTTACAACAATTTATGGTCTTACCCGGATAAATGGTGCCACCAATGATCCTCCCCAGAGGATACCAAGCCCTGTCATCAAACCAGTTGTGAAACTTATAAAATCCTTCTTCTGCCAAGAAGCGGGTGGTACGGTAGTTGAAGTACCTGGTTGTGACATTAAGGTGAAGGTGAGACGGGACTCTTCAGGAGGAAAAAACTATTAATGTAATGAATGATGATGCAGGCAGTACTTACGGGTCAAACTCATGGATGACACTTTCAAacctcaacacagagaaaaGCCTGGTGGAGAATGCTgaggaggggaaagaaaaaTCACATGGATCATTGTGATGTGTGTGTTGTATAGTGTTGTCCATGCTGTCATATGCAGGGAGCAGCAGAGGACTCACAGAGGACAGCGGCCATAGACAGGATCAGTAGCTTCAGCAGCGTGTCCTGTTTCTCATAGGACAAACGCAGGAAGCCCAGCTTGGTCATCTTGGCGAGGTTAGGGAAAGCTACCCGTACTACCTAATGGGAGAAAGACAATGGCTCTAAGCACTATAGAAAACACTACAGATGCACTTTTAGTCAGTACTGAcatttgtttatgtatttattaaaaatcCTGCGGAATATGTTTCCAAGTCAGGTTCCAAGAAACAGAACCAGCAATCCAGATGTCAGGAGTTAACTTCCACGTCCAGCCCAACCACATAAGGCCACGCACTAACGTGTGGCGTCACAAAGCAGGAAGTAGCCACTCTGGAAACCCTTTGCATGGATTTGTGCCCGTCTATTTCACATGTGCATTAAAAAGGTTTTACGAAAAGTGTAAAGTCGAACCTCTAAGCTCCAACGAGCCCTCATGCTTTCAAGACAGCACCACTATCAGAACGAGCCTCAAGTGCTGACAGCTAACCGACATCACAGAAAGAGCAAATGAACGGCAGCTAGTACTGTTAAACCAGATATTAACAACTGCACATGTAAAGTGCATTCAGGCATAGTTGTAGTTTATGCAGCGTGTTATTGCTAGTCAGCGTCAGGCCGGCTTGCATCCACTTCAAAGTGTGTTAGTTGCTAGGCTAACCTGCTAGCCGCTTTTTAATGAAAACCACAGTCACGCACCAACTCTCtggcttattttttttaaaaagaagtatCTGCGTCTCCTTCACATatagcaacaaaaaacaaaaactggtaGTCCTGGAAAGGCTAACGCTTTTTAATGTGTAATCTTCAGACACTTACCCGCTCCGCTCCTGCTACTCACTTTTCACACACAACCCTCACCGAGAGCTAATCCCGCCCCGACTAGAACATATTGCGTGCTTATTGGTTATGTGTCATTCAACGTTTTACTTCCTCGTATCTTATTGGTTCTTTGGATGTCAATCAGATTTTGTTCCTTACCCCGCTGCTGTAGTGTAGTGACGTGTCCTTACCGAGAAAAGAACACAGCCCCCTGTTGGTGGAAAATAATTTCACCTCATTTCGTTGGTGTAGATTCATTCTCATTATTTTTCACGTTGTTTCCTCTGACAAATCAACTTGTTACTTTTAtgtaaagtttttctttctagTAAAATAAAACTACCATAAAAAATTAGAAATGTATTTTCTCTGTACATGAACAATCTTCCAAATGTAACAGAGGATCAAATAATGAATCCTCCCACTGTATCTTTTGCTGATCAGTTAATTACAGATCTTTTTAGCTCAATCAAGTACAAAAGTCCATCTGGATCTGTGTTAAGCCAGTTCTCAAAACATCTCTGATACCTTTCTGTTAGATgcctgaaacattttttttaatcaaccgTGAACAATTTGGAATACAACCCAAAGACCCCATCTGCTTTTCAGTAATATAAATCATTTATCCATCCTTATCTTTGCAATGCTGAGTTTGAAATGTCGtagagaaacaaaaaacacagaaacacaagagCTCAAATATTGAATACTGACCAATTTTATTCAAATTAGAAGTATCACTTTTACAAAACCTCACTCACAAATTTCAGTCTGCACAAACACTATGCTCTTCTTACAATAATTGCACACTGTTTAAAATCATGGCCCCTCTCCAAATCCACTAGCTCTGATGAGACAAAGGTTTGGGTGGGGTTACTGTGTGGCGCTGGGCTTCTGACTGAACATTCAGGAGGTATTAACATTATGTACAGCACAAATAACCAAACAGCCAATGATCTTTGGGGATCAGTTATATTTGCATCAAGCTCTCTTTAAGGTGGAAGGGGTACTAGAGCAAGCGAGTCGAGGCTGATCACCCGTCTGTTGTAAAGCTACGAGCTACATGACTCCTTTGTGACAGAGATTAGCGTTGAAGTGGTCAAAGTAAAGTTAAAGATGTAGCAGTTTGGCAGTGTCGTCTCATCTATCAATACACTAAAAGCTCTAATGAAGCTTGCCCTTTGCCGGTgtagacgtgtgcactgtgacGTTAGACAGCAGAATCCAGACATTTTATTTTGGGGATGGGACGCAGAGGAACAGTTTTGTCAACGCACACAAGTGACTTTGTGGTTGATTTCCGTTACAAAAAGGTCACTCTGCCTTTTAATAGCAGCTCCTGAAATGATGCTTGTATTCTACTGAAAACAAAGCTGTGGGgatttgaaactaaaaagcCTCCCATCTGTGAGGGAGGGATGTGACTTTTAAGAAAACACACCTGTGCTTTGCTTCTGAACACAAACAAGCCCCTTCAAAGAGAAAAATATCCTTCTTCAGTCACATTtgcttaaagaaattaaaactttGTGATGTCTTGTGCTGTAATTTATTAAAAGGAGAGTCACTCAAATGGCACATtgtacaaagaaagaaagaaaagtcaaaGTAAAAAGAAGTCTGGATCTTAGTATTTGAAGTGTTTTGAGTGTGAGGCACAGGTCAGTCgatttttgtgtcacacagAAAAGGTGGATAAAAATGAGTAACTGAGGCAGcacaaattacacaaaaacatgtaaacCCTTTGTCCTGAACCACATGAACCAGCTGAACTCATCTTCATTAAGGGCGATCCatctagaaaaagaaaaaaaatcacttttcaGTGAAACCACTTGTTGGTGACTATCCTATCTCCTTCACTGGGTGGGCAGCAGCCTCTGGCGGGTCGGGGAGGTGTGAGGCGTTGACAGCCTCTCCGTGGAGGCAGATGACGTCAGTGATGACTGCAGGTGGACAGTCTTGTGGAAAAGCTTGTTGCTGATCAGCACGACCAgggagaagagacgcagttggAAGTGGCTGGAAGAGTGAAATCAACATCAGTGACTTGTGAAAgagatccttttatttattgttcttACAGTGTATTTGTTGGACACTCACTACAGCTTTGTTGGTGTCTTTGCCTCATTAGCACTGATGATGAACAGAGGGAAAAGGATGGAGAACAAGCAACCGCTGCATAGAAAACAAAgataacatttaaaaaccattaaaaacaGAGCAGAAGGTCCAAATTCCAgattcctctctattaaaaaGTTCTGACATGTTTTGAGACTTTtcattatatgtatttataactAATTACTCCATTGTAATATATTGTAATTATAAATAGTGGAGTTCCCCCCCTTCTCAAAGTGAAGGGGATGAGCAGACTGTTTACTGAGGAAGTTCAGGAAGCTTTAATGAGTGCAGCAGGATGTTGGAGATCTTCTACCAGTCTGTGGTAGCGAGTGCCATCTGTTTTGCTGTTATATGCTGGGAAGAAGAGTCAGCAATAGACCCAGAGATGCTGGAACTATCACTGGCCAGAATCTGGAGGCGTCT from Oreochromis niloticus isolate F11D_XX linkage group LG10, O_niloticus_UMD_NMBU, whole genome shotgun sequence includes the following:
- the si:ch211-266i6.3 gene encoding cytoskeleton-associated protein 2, with protein sequence MEVAVSRRNHISKKGNKENAQPAHERKLIIKGEKTSVVPFQLKNDPKQQTLPKSQPLRAKAKQADTRSVSEAQKPVPAAVLSSRNALGMYKGKIVQSKIGSIWKASAGMMDPNPSAPKTENQRPGKMARRRSKSAAEMQRHGTQKPAPVRSKSVSDGPAQVSKPAASSRPAAGFSSARPPARIVSATLTTAGSRNTTVAPTKAGGTHNLKTQISEPDKKVSKPPASNTISQYRFTMETAEERKAKLAEWLASKGKALKRPAMSTAKPSKTKVSTKPVVKLRSQPAARHMPEPRLETDNADTAVGTVSCGDTQRAGPTASSQTPVIMNTTLDLENSDGDLSAESQDRVDDIVVNLCDALEAMETPSRCSDELTDLTDKCNSEMEDSKPIDECKAEELKIDMPEDAGKQVKDEAEESDDQKVETDDVESDDDVMETTPEMEDASVIRYSVKTTPYLQSVRKTIEGEVGTSASRRKSNINDLKFLTPVRRSSRIHNKSSQLPKMLVDHDPCVSSLAELVKLDDNPNAYIYRKNAALVADLPDESSL
- the stt3a gene encoding dolichyl-diphosphooligosaccharide--protein glycosyltransferase subunit STT3A → MTKLGFLRLSYEKQDTLLKLLILSMAAVLSFSTRLFSVLRFESVIHEFDPYFNYRTTRFLAEEGFYKFHNWFDDRAWYPLGRIIGGTIYPGLMITSAVLYHVLHFFHITIDIRNVCVFLAPLFSSFTAIVTYHLTKELKDAGAGLLAAAMIAVVPGYISRSVAGSYDNEGIAIFCMLLTYYMWIKAVKTGSVYWSSMCALAYFYMVSSWGGYVFLINLIPLHVLVLMLTGRFSHRIYVAYCTVYCLGTILSMQISFVGFQPVQSSEHMAAFGVFGLCQIHAFVDYLRSKLNAQQFEVLFKSVISLVGFILLSVGAVLMLTGKISPWTGRFYSLLDPSYAKNNIPIIASVSEHQPTTWSSYYFDLQLLVFMFPVGLYYCFNNLSDARIFIIMYGVTSMYFSAVMVRLMLVLAPVMCILSGIGVSQVLTTYMKNLDVSRPDKKSKKQQDSTYPIKNEVASGMILVMAFFLITYTFHSTWVTSEAYSSPSIVLSARGGDGSRIIFDDFREAYYWLRHNTPEDAKVMSWWDYGYQITAMANRTILVDNNTWNNTHISRVGQAMASTEERAYEIMRELDVSYVLVIFGGLTGYSSDDINKFLWMVRIGGSTDTGKHIKEHDYYTPTGEFRVDREGSPVLLNCLMYKMCYYRFGQVYTEAKRPPGYDRVRNAEIGNKDFELDVLEEAYTTEHWLVRIYKVKDLDNRGLSRT